One window from the genome of Pieris napi chromosome 3, ilPieNapi1.2, whole genome shotgun sequence encodes:
- the LOC125063126 gene encoding uncharacterized protein LOC125063126 has translation MYGLPKIHKHNNPLRPIVSHIDSPTYKLAKHLVSILSPLRGHTSAHVKDSYHFVETLRDLKLLHNETMVSFDIESLFTNLPLNDCLDIIAKRLREQNMSPDYVDIVKHCLTSGYLMWKDEFYVQVDGVAMGSPVSPIVADIFMEDFEERALANTPVKPRLYKRYATHTDRYLNGESHHHPSQLLSVGKCLFQRAQRLCDDAHLEEELQHVKQVLHRNKLRIPRLHHKNKNKTQTVPRQPAYLPYVKGVTDRISRILKRASIHTIFKPHKKIQQFLRPIKSNTPLQDAGIYK, from the exons ATGTATGGATTGccaaaaatacacaaacacaacaaTCCTTTAAGACCCATAGTCAGTCATATCGACTCACCCACATACAAATTAGCCAAACACTTAGTGTCAATATTATCCCCTCTCAGGGGGCACACTAGTGCTCATGTTAAGGACTCTTACCATTTTGTGGAAACATTGAGAGATCTCAAATTACTCCACAATGAAACCATGGTGAGTTTTGACATTGAGTCACTATTTACAAACTTACCACTAAATGACTGCCTAGATATCATTGCAAAAAGACTTAGGGAACAGAACATGTCACCAGATTATgtagatattgtaaaacacTGTCTCACATCAGGATACTTAATGTGGAAAGATGAGTTCTATGTGCAGGTTGATGGAGTAGCCATGGGTTCTCCAGTGTCACCTATAGTCGCCGACATCTTCATGGAGGACTTTGAGGAGAGAGCTCTGGCCAATACCCCGGTTAAACCTCGACTGTACAAGAGATAT gcaacccacacagataggtacctcaatggtgaatcccaccaccacccttcacaactgctttctgtcggtaaatgtttgtttcagagagcccaacgtctttgtgatgatgcccacctcgaggaggaactacagcatgtcaaacaggtgctacaccgaaacaagctgcgcatcccccggctacatcacaaaaacaaaaacaagacacaaacagttccccgccagccagcctacttgccatatgtaaagggagttacagatagaattagccggatcctaaaacgagcttctattcatacaattttcaagccgcacaagaagattcagcaattcctaagaccaatcaaaagtaacaccccattgcaagatgcaggtatatacaaa